The following proteins come from a genomic window of Brevibacillus antibioticus:
- a CDS encoding ATP-binding protein yields the protein MPLFSNLGFQKKIMLSYLVMMLLIGCVTTLFSYQMTKVTSDEVYLTQNLLPQTSALLEVKNQIYTKTYALNMYTLTRNESYLDQYYTNLIDTARFSSLPKTEANSGLFTIIESISQLDFIFLNKINPLLQAGNVPAVSYVLTNEVQPLLDRLDRDLSFSLNQLEYQTNKEFQNSSESIKVSLILTYSVSVASILFGLFCTFYFRNELLRPIQSLMQQAREVSKGTFGQQIVYTHQDEFLELAQEFNKMSSSIANLFAQDERQRQILTEEKNIREQILNSLPVGIITHSHATVGRHVNQLAQHLVKLDDHGYPVSKDSFAAPTPNEPTPWFVNRKMTLYKKDDTPFIALVSYIPLHNHHHDQETGWMVAFLDITEQEQIQEYLNQSEKLAMVGQLAAGAAHEIRNPLTVIYGFIQLLEQRLSNQERDLYYLPLILQEIERVNRIVTELLMLSKPSKPDYREVALTGVIHSILPLMNAEAMLHGIQIVDRCDPSVRIHVDVEQLKQILLNLMKNSIEAMKDGGVLSIESRLDDQAVHIHVKDTGEGIPQEYLVRIFDPFFSLKEDGTGLGLPISRRMVENHGGELHVNSKLGKGTEIIITLPLTPKED from the coding sequence ATGCCCCTTTTCAGCAATCTCGGATTTCAGAAAAAAATCATGCTCAGCTATCTCGTAATGATGCTTCTCATCGGTTGCGTGACGACCCTGTTCAGCTATCAAATGACCAAGGTCACCTCTGATGAAGTGTATTTGACACAAAACCTCTTGCCGCAGACGAGCGCCTTACTAGAAGTCAAAAACCAGATATACACCAAGACGTATGCGCTGAACATGTATACTTTGACACGCAACGAGTCTTACCTGGATCAGTACTATACAAATCTGATCGATACGGCTCGCTTTTCCTCGCTTCCCAAAACCGAGGCGAACAGTGGCTTATTTACCATTATTGAATCGATATCCCAACTGGACTTTATCTTTTTGAACAAAATCAATCCCTTGCTGCAAGCAGGGAACGTTCCAGCCGTCAGCTATGTACTTACCAACGAAGTACAACCATTGCTCGATCGCTTGGATCGAGATCTGTCTTTTTCACTCAACCAGCTGGAGTATCAGACGAACAAAGAGTTCCAGAATTCGAGTGAGAGCATCAAAGTCTCGTTGATCCTGACATATTCGGTTTCCGTGGCCTCTATCTTGTTTGGGCTGTTCTGCACGTTCTACTTCCGCAATGAGCTGTTGCGTCCGATCCAGTCTCTGATGCAGCAAGCCCGTGAAGTATCCAAAGGGACATTCGGTCAACAAATCGTCTATACCCATCAAGATGAATTCCTCGAGTTGGCGCAGGAGTTCAACAAAATGTCGAGTAGCATCGCCAATCTATTTGCACAAGATGAAAGACAGCGGCAAATTTTGACCGAAGAAAAAAACATCCGGGAGCAAATCTTAAACTCCCTGCCTGTCGGGATTATTACCCATTCCCATGCGACAGTCGGACGTCATGTTAACCAGCTGGCACAGCATTTGGTCAAGCTCGATGATCACGGTTACCCGGTGTCCAAGGATTCCTTTGCAGCACCTACACCCAATGAACCGACTCCCTGGTTCGTCAATCGCAAAATGACCTTGTACAAAAAAGACGACACACCATTCATTGCCTTGGTCTCCTACATCCCTTTGCACAATCATCACCACGATCAGGAAACAGGGTGGATGGTCGCCTTCTTGGATATTACGGAGCAAGAGCAAATTCAAGAGTACTTGAATCAATCCGAAAAGCTGGCCATGGTTGGTCAGCTGGCAGCGGGAGCCGCCCATGAGATTCGCAATCCTCTCACGGTCATCTACGGCTTTATCCAGCTATTGGAACAACGTTTATCGAATCAAGAGCGTGATTTGTACTACTTGCCTTTAATCTTGCAGGAAATTGAACGGGTCAACCGCATCGTTACGGAGTTGTTGATGCTCTCCAAACCATCTAAGCCCGATTATCGCGAGGTTGCGCTAACTGGAGTCATTCATTCGATTCTTCCCTTGATGAATGCCGAGGCGATGCTGCATGGAATCCAAATCGTAGACCGCTGCGATCCGAGCGTTCGCATTCACGTTGATGTCGAGCAATTAAAGCAAATCCTGTTGAATTTAATGAAAAACAGCATTGAAGCCATGAAAGACGGCGGCGTTCTCTCCATTGAAAGCCGCCTGGATGATCAAGCTGTCCATATTCATGTCAAAGACACGGGTGAAGGCATTCCCCAAGAATATCTGGTGCGTATATTCGATCCGTTCTTCTCCTTAAAAGAGGATGGGACAGGACTGGGGCTGCCGATTTCGCGGCGAATGGTCGAAAACCACGGTGGGGAGCTGCACGTGAACAGCAAGCTGGGGAAAGGAACGGAAATCATCATTACGCTGCCGCTTACACCAAAAGAAGATTAG
- a CDS encoding BMP family ABC transporter substrate-binding protein, with protein sequence MPKLLPFPVLFTGLVVGLLLLITSQFVTSMKHLDKVINKSSHSSDKVRVALLLEGPTYDQGWNSSALESMTELQKRFNFSLEIANNIKPEQIKKLAEKYAANDYDLILGHGLIFSDPFTDVAFRYPKSHFVSFNGEAPHPNQTTIRYDMKPAGKLVGILAAKMTKSDKVGYIMVDKPTELLQVEGFIEGVKKASPKTSIVVGKVPDFNDIEGAIRKTRDMISQGVDVIYTTGDSFNLEVITEAQRAGVFTIGYIADQRYIAPDYVLVSMMQDVRQCYRIITEQFIQGKLPNGKVMYGLTEGVNHLSQFGHMVPANVRKDLERELQNFIPSRGSYGG encoded by the coding sequence ATGCCAAAGCTGCTGCCATTTCCCGTCTTATTTACCGGTTTGGTAGTCGGGCTGCTACTGCTCATTACCAGTCAATTCGTTACAAGCATGAAGCATCTCGATAAAGTCATAAATAAAAGCAGCCATTCTTCTGACAAAGTGCGTGTCGCCCTATTACTGGAGGGCCCCACTTATGATCAGGGCTGGAACAGCAGTGCACTGGAGAGTATGACAGAATTGCAAAAAAGATTTAACTTCTCACTCGAAATCGCCAATAATATAAAACCGGAGCAGATCAAAAAGTTGGCTGAGAAATATGCAGCCAACGACTATGATCTCATCCTCGGTCATGGCCTCATCTTCTCTGATCCTTTTACAGACGTGGCCTTTCGCTATCCGAAATCACACTTTGTTTCCTTTAATGGAGAGGCTCCGCATCCGAATCAGACGACGATTCGTTACGATATGAAGCCTGCGGGCAAGCTCGTCGGTATCCTCGCCGCCAAAATGACGAAATCGGATAAAGTCGGATACATCATGGTAGACAAGCCAACTGAGCTCCTTCAAGTAGAAGGCTTTATCGAAGGAGTAAAAAAGGCATCGCCCAAAACCTCTATCGTCGTGGGAAAGGTTCCTGATTTCAATGATATTGAGGGAGCCATTCGCAAGACTCGCGACATGATTTCACAAGGTGTGGATGTCATCTACACCACTGGCGACAGCTTCAATCTCGAGGTGATTACAGAAGCACAGCGCGCAGGAGTATTTACCATCGGATACATTGCCGACCAGCGCTACATCGCTCCAGATTACGTGCTGGTCTCCATGATGCAGGATGTTCGCCAATGCTACCGCATCATCACGGAACAGTTTATTCAAGGGAAACTCCCCAATGGAAAAGTCATGTACGGACTTACCGAAGGAGTCAACCATCTCAGTCAATTCGGTCACATGGTGCCAGCAAATGTGCGTAAAGATTTAGAACGGGAATTGCAAAATTTCATTCCTTCCCGTGGCTCGTATGGAGGTTAA
- a CDS encoding response regulator — MARLLIVDDAAFTRRVLTDMLGEQHEVCGEACNGLEAIEKYKELKPDIVTMDITMPHMHGIEAMRHILDFDRDAKILICSAVGHRQKVLEAMRTGASDFVVKPFQKEQILDAIARLL, encoded by the coding sequence ATGGCCCGATTGCTGATAGTAGATGACGCAGCCTTCACGAGAAGGGTGCTGACGGATATGTTAGGCGAACAACATGAAGTTTGTGGAGAAGCGTGCAATGGTTTGGAGGCAATTGAAAAGTACAAAGAGCTCAAGCCAGATATTGTCACGATGGATATTACCATGCCGCACATGCACGGGATTGAAGCTATGCGTCACATCTTGGATTTTGACCGTGATGCCAAAATTTTGATCTGCTCAGCAGTTGGGCACCGGCAGAAGGTGCTAGAAGCGATGAGGACAGGCGCGAGTGATTTCGTCGTAAAGCCTTTTCAAAAAGAGCAGATTCTCGATGCAATCGCACGGCTTTTGTAA
- a CDS encoding ornithine cyclodeaminase family protein, with protein MLLLSRENIEQIYTMKDCLEDVEHVFREHMLGNVTTPVRTAIDHPKYGATSLYMPSYLETDDYVAVKIISIFPENHKHDIKALQSVIVLTEAKTGQHVAMMDASLLTIMRTGASSGVATKYLAKENAQSCAVLGCGAQSIGQIQAVMEVRPLTNLYLYNRTREKADKMKQTLLSLYPEWQGEITVMDDANEAVANAEIVICSTKATSPLFDGTRLRPGTHINAIGAFLPHMQEVDLTTVQNSKVVVDTLEGARHEAGDLLIPIERGEWSFEQMHAELGNILIGKKPGRENDEEITLYKSVGVAYLDTAVAKTVYERAKANGIGIEIRL; from the coding sequence ATGCTACTATTAAGCCGTGAAAACATTGAACAAATCTACACAATGAAAGATTGTTTGGAAGATGTGGAGCATGTCTTCCGTGAGCATATGCTAGGAAACGTCACCACCCCTGTTCGTACTGCCATTGACCATCCGAAATACGGAGCAACCAGTCTATACATGCCGTCCTATTTGGAAACGGACGATTACGTAGCGGTCAAAATCATCAGCATTTTCCCAGAGAATCACAAGCATGATATCAAAGCACTCCAAAGTGTGATCGTGTTGACCGAAGCAAAAACGGGACAGCATGTAGCGATGATGGACGCGAGCCTTTTGACAATTATGCGCACAGGTGCAAGCAGTGGTGTTGCAACCAAATACTTGGCAAAAGAAAATGCGCAAAGCTGCGCTGTACTGGGCTGCGGGGCACAATCCATCGGACAAATTCAAGCCGTCATGGAAGTCCGTCCGCTGACAAACCTTTATCTCTATAACCGCACACGTGAGAAAGCAGACAAAATGAAACAAACACTGCTATCCCTCTACCCGGAGTGGCAAGGTGAAATCACAGTTATGGATGATGCCAATGAAGCGGTGGCGAATGCCGAAATCGTGATTTGCAGCACCAAGGCTACCAGCCCGTTGTTTGATGGAACACGCTTACGACCTGGTACGCATATCAATGCCATCGGTGCTTTTCTTCCTCATATGCAGGAGGTCGACTTGACTACCGTACAAAACAGCAAAGTCGTGGTTGATACACTGGAGGGAGCCCGGCATGAGGCAGGCGATCTGCTCATTCCGATTGAACGCGGAGAATGGAGCTTCGAACAAATGCACGCGGAGCTAGGAAACATTCTGATCGGGAAAAAGCCTGGCCGAGAAAATGATGAAGAAATCACGCTGTACAAATCCGTGGGTGTTGCCTATTTAGACACAGCCGTCGCCAAAACGGTTTATGAACGGGCGAAAGCAAACGGCATTGGAATAGAAATCCGCTTGTAA
- a CDS encoding MFS transporter, which translates to MALQTQAGVSKKVQNKALVASLIGSSIEWFDFFLYGTMASLVFNKLFFPSSDPTVGLLLSYLSFGLPFFIRPLGGVIFSHIGDKIGRKKTLVLTLSLMGGATVLIGLLPDYNAIGIWAPILLVLMRLIQGLGIGGEWGGALLLAVEYSGKGRRGFFGSIPQMGVTIGMLLGTLAISMMSALPDDQFMSWGWRVPFLLSAALVFLGLWIRNGIDETPAFQEAKKTGNIAKVPIVDTFRYHWKAVLIAVGAKVVETAPFYIFSTFIIAYATNYLGYDRITVLNAVTIATLVTTIAIPYMGMLSDKVGRKPLYIGGTIAMMLFAFPYFYMLSLKSALWLTVATVIGLGILWAPVTAVLGTMFSEIFSTNVRYTGVTIGYQLGAALAGGTAPLIATALLSSFNSWVPIALYIVISGVISLIAVSATKETKDLDLDES; encoded by the coding sequence ATGGCATTACAAACACAAGCGGGCGTTTCCAAAAAGGTTCAAAACAAAGCGTTGGTCGCGAGCCTGATCGGCAGCTCCATTGAGTGGTTTGACTTTTTTCTGTATGGAACGATGGCTTCGCTCGTATTCAACAAGCTATTTTTTCCTTCTTCTGATCCAACTGTAGGCTTACTGCTCTCTTATCTCTCATTTGGTCTTCCCTTTTTCATCCGGCCATTGGGTGGCGTGATCTTCAGTCATATCGGAGACAAAATCGGTCGTAAAAAAACGCTGGTCTTGACGTTGTCGCTGATGGGAGGCGCTACCGTCTTGATCGGTTTGCTACCTGATTACAATGCCATTGGCATCTGGGCTCCCATTCTTCTCGTGCTGATGCGTTTGATTCAAGGCTTGGGGATCGGTGGTGAATGGGGAGGTGCATTGCTTCTCGCCGTAGAGTACTCCGGCAAAGGCAGACGCGGCTTTTTTGGAAGTATCCCACAGATGGGTGTAACGATCGGCATGCTGCTCGGTACGTTGGCTATTTCGATGATGAGTGCGCTTCCCGATGATCAATTCATGTCTTGGGGCTGGCGAGTTCCGTTTCTGTTGAGTGCAGCACTTGTCTTTTTAGGACTCTGGATTCGCAATGGTATCGATGAAACACCAGCTTTTCAAGAAGCAAAAAAGACAGGGAACATTGCGAAAGTTCCCATCGTCGATACATTCCGCTATCACTGGAAAGCTGTTCTGATTGCCGTCGGAGCCAAAGTGGTAGAGACGGCGCCGTTCTATATTTTCTCAACGTTTATTATTGCCTACGCGACGAATTACTTGGGCTACGACCGAATAACGGTACTCAATGCCGTGACGATCGCCACATTAGTGACAACCATCGCGATTCCGTACATGGGCATGCTGTCAGATAAAGTAGGCAGAAAGCCATTGTATATCGGGGGAACGATAGCAATGATGCTGTTTGCATTCCCTTACTTTTATATGCTGTCATTGAAATCAGCCCTCTGGCTTACCGTCGCGACTGTCATCGGACTCGGGATTCTCTGGGCTCCGGTCACAGCTGTATTAGGTACGATGTTCTCGGAGATTTTCAGCACGAATGTACGCTATACTGGGGTTACTATTGGCTATCAGCTCGGTGCAGCTTTGGCGGGGGGTACTGCTCCGCTGATCGCTACTGCCTTGTTAAGTTCCTTTAACTCCTGGGTGCCAATCGCTTTGTACATTGTAATTTCCGGGGTTATTTCTCTCATTGCAGTTTCTGCTACGAAGGAAACAAAGGATTTGGATTTGGACGAATCCTGA
- a CDS encoding helix-turn-helix domain-containing protein: MEPTIGVLIKSLRVGKKKTLKQIAEKTQLSISFLSQVERGKSSITLESLKKISEALGVSPGYFFSGESSGGNGQVRRASKERSQLLYAPFVYEDLSGDLENPSLVPILVTLSPHGEKGTPFVHKGQEFIYVLAGVLTLLLGEEEHDLFPGDSIHMDSSVPHNWVNRTGEVTRFLCVNSHDSDRLPNAPY, translated from the coding sequence ATGGAACCTACCATTGGTGTATTAATCAAATCGCTTCGAGTCGGCAAAAAGAAGACACTCAAACAAATTGCGGAAAAAACACAGCTGTCGATCAGCTTTTTGTCCCAAGTAGAGCGTGGGAAGTCTTCTATTACACTGGAGTCATTGAAAAAAATTTCGGAAGCCTTGGGAGTGAGCCCAGGCTATTTCTTTTCGGGTGAGTCGAGTGGAGGGAATGGGCAGGTACGCAGGGCGAGCAAAGAGCGATCCCAGCTTCTGTATGCGCCTTTTGTGTATGAGGACCTGTCCGGTGATTTGGAGAATCCGTCACTGGTACCGATTCTCGTCACGCTTTCCCCGCATGGAGAAAAAGGCACGCCTTTTGTACATAAGGGGCAAGAGTTTATTTACGTCCTCGCGGGTGTGCTGACACTTTTGCTGGGGGAAGAGGAGCATGATTTGTTCCCTGGCGACAGTATTCACATGGATTCATCCGTACCGCACAACTGGGTGAACCGTACAGGCGAGGTCACCCGATTCCTTTGTGTCAATTCACATGACAGCGACAGGTTACCGAACGCTCCTTATTAA
- a CDS encoding PucR family transcriptional regulator, which produces MPVEPNYFQQYQHADIDELADAIGELLQNPITVEDADHKLIAYSSHGESTDEARWSTIMGRRVPERVLTRLWKDGVFQELLTKDDPVHIPAKDEIGLGKRVAIAIRRGSDVLGYIWAQEVNRPITREDDEILRQAARVAVSRLIQRQGKRKAEEQRRKEFLWELLLGNHSSEAAIRQKADTLQMQLPTSYLICIIEAAGARLDQYLYPLLMRDKLLWVVDGSQIILLIGLSDAKKEKSEVLIRKVEQFLADSLGKLEAHVTEGRQVIAGYGRDYKSYTDIVKSYREALHALKIKKLFPQENEGIHGYHELGIYRYLLQLKQWEEEQGYQNERLEKLRQYDRDNQTTLLTTLETFLDAAGKVNKTAERLHIHINTLSYRLRRIEEIMRVDLDNMNQRAALYVELKIAKLDGEQ; this is translated from the coding sequence GTGCCCGTAGAGCCTAATTATTTTCAACAGTATCAGCATGCTGATATCGACGAATTAGCTGATGCCATTGGAGAACTTTTGCAAAATCCGATAACGGTTGAAGATGCCGATCATAAACTGATTGCTTACAGCTCACACGGAGAAAGCACAGATGAAGCGCGCTGGTCTACCATCATGGGGCGACGGGTACCGGAAAGAGTGCTGACGCGCCTCTGGAAGGACGGCGTATTCCAGGAGCTGTTAACGAAAGACGACCCCGTACACATCCCAGCAAAGGACGAAATCGGCTTGGGGAAACGTGTGGCGATTGCCATTCGCAGAGGGAGTGACGTGCTCGGTTACATTTGGGCACAAGAGGTAAATCGACCGATTACCCGGGAAGATGATGAGATTCTTCGTCAGGCCGCACGCGTAGCTGTCTCGCGTCTCATCCAGCGGCAGGGAAAACGCAAGGCGGAGGAACAGCGACGCAAGGAATTTCTGTGGGAGCTGTTGCTGGGGAATCACAGCAGTGAGGCTGCTATTCGCCAAAAAGCGGACACCTTGCAGATGCAGCTTCCGACCTCTTATTTAATCTGTATTATTGAAGCGGCAGGAGCCCGTCTGGACCAGTACTTGTATCCGTTATTAATGCGTGACAAGCTGCTCTGGGTTGTCGACGGTTCCCAAATCATCTTATTGATCGGTCTGTCCGATGCGAAAAAAGAGAAGAGCGAAGTGCTCATTCGCAAGGTGGAACAGTTCCTCGCAGACTCGCTCGGCAAGCTCGAAGCACATGTCACGGAAGGACGCCAGGTGATTGCTGGCTACGGAAGAGATTACAAGTCTTATACAGATATTGTGAAGAGCTACAGGGAAGCACTGCATGCGCTCAAGATCAAGAAGCTGTTCCCGCAGGAAAATGAAGGGATTCACGGGTACCACGAGCTTGGGATATATCGCTATCTACTACAACTGAAGCAGTGGGAAGAGGAGCAAGGCTATCAAAATGAACGGCTGGAAAAGCTCAGACAGTACGATCGCGACAACCAGACCACGCTCTTGACGACATTGGAAACTTTTTTGGATGCCGCAGGCAAGGTCAACAAGACAGCAGAGCGCCTGCATATTCACATTAATACATTGAGCTACCGACTGAGACGAATTGAGGAGATCATGCGTGTCGACCTCGACAACATGAACCAGCGGGCTGCCTTATATGTAGAGTTGAAAATAGCCAAATTAGATGGGGAACAGTAG
- the ald gene encoding alanine dehydrogenase yields MIVGIPKEIKNNENRVAITPAGVAALVQNGHSVRVETSAGQGSGFTNEDYKAVGAEIVETASEAWASDMVMKVKEPLPAEYGYFREGLILFTYLHLAPEPELTRELLDKKVIAIAYETIQLDNGALPLLMPMSEVAGRMSVQIGAQFLEKQYGGKGVLLGGVPGVPKGEVVVIGGGIVGTNAAKMALGLGANVTIIDVNADRLRQLDDLFQGRVQTLMSNSFNIASAVKKADLLVGAVLIPGARAPRLVTEDMVKEMSPGSVIVDVAIDQGGSIETIDRITTHDKPTYEKHGVIHYAVANMPGAVARTSTLALTNVTVPYAVQLANKGYAQAIRDNKALAKGVNVIDGKVAYKAVADAHNLPYASIEEVLLVKN; encoded by the coding sequence ATGATCGTTGGAATTCCAAAAGAAATTAAAAATAATGAGAACCGCGTTGCCATTACTCCGGCAGGTGTAGCTGCTCTGGTACAAAACGGACATTCGGTTCGTGTCGAAACAAGTGCAGGGCAAGGCAGTGGTTTTACGAATGAAGATTACAAGGCAGTAGGTGCTGAGATCGTAGAAACCGCTTCAGAGGCATGGGCATCTGACATGGTGATGAAGGTAAAAGAACCACTCCCTGCTGAATACGGATATTTCCGCGAGGGTCTGATTCTGTTCACGTATTTGCATCTCGCACCAGAGCCTGAATTGACTCGTGAATTGCTCGATAAAAAAGTGATTGCAATCGCTTACGAAACGATTCAGCTCGACAATGGCGCTCTGCCTCTGCTGATGCCGATGTCTGAAGTAGCAGGCCGCATGTCCGTTCAAATCGGCGCGCAATTCTTGGAAAAGCAATACGGTGGAAAAGGTGTTCTCCTCGGTGGCGTACCAGGTGTACCAAAAGGCGAGGTAGTTGTAATCGGCGGTGGGATCGTAGGGACAAACGCAGCGAAAATGGCGCTTGGACTGGGTGCAAATGTGACGATCATCGATGTAAACGCAGACCGTCTGCGCCAACTGGATGACTTGTTCCAAGGCCGCGTTCAGACGCTGATGTCCAATTCCTTCAACATCGCAAGCGCTGTGAAAAAAGCAGATTTGCTGGTAGGCGCTGTACTCATTCCAGGTGCTCGTGCTCCACGTCTGGTAACAGAAGACATGGTAAAAGAGATGTCACCTGGTTCTGTGATCGTAGACGTTGCGATTGACCAAGGTGGATCGATTGAAACCATTGACCGTATCACGACTCATGACAAGCCAACCTATGAGAAGCACGGTGTGATTCACTACGCTGTAGCCAACATGCCTGGTGCAGTCGCTCGTACATCTACATTGGCCCTGACCAACGTAACCGTTCCATACGCGGTACAATTGGCGAACAAAGGCTACGCACAAGCGATTCGCGACAACAAAGCATTGGCAAAAGGCGTAAACGTCATCGACGGCAAAGTAGCTTATAAGGCTGTTGCAGATGCGCATAACCTGCCGTATGCTTCTATCGAAGAAGTTTTGCTGGTGAAAAACTAG
- a CDS encoding quinone-dependent dihydroorotate dehydrogenase, with protein sequence MYQLIRKYLFQQDAEEIHEKTIGALRLVEDSAPGKSILKLIYQVKDQRLENKLWGMTFPNPVGLAAGFDKNAEVYHALGALGFGFVEIGTLTPQGQPGNPKPRLFRLPEHQAVINRMGFNNHGAYLASQHLVDYAYSDVPIGINIGKNKVTPNEEAAIDYSKCMDMLYSYGHYFVINISSPNTPNLRDLQETESLRHLVRAVREKATEMEARSIKKKPILLKVAPDMSDEHMRDVVHAAVEEGISGIIATNTTLSREAVSGHRFAEEAGGLSGRPLTERSTAWVKEIYQEVGDKVPIIGVGGIYNGEDAYAKIRAGASLVQVYTGMIYQGPGIAKQINKKLLKLMQRDGFKHISEVIGVDAKE encoded by the coding sequence ATGTATCAGCTCATAAGAAAATATCTGTTCCAGCAAGATGCGGAAGAGATTCATGAAAAGACAATTGGTGCCTTAAGGCTGGTGGAGGATTCTGCTCCAGGCAAAAGCATCCTGAAGTTGATCTATCAGGTAAAAGACCAGCGGTTGGAGAATAAGCTGTGGGGAATGACGTTTCCGAATCCAGTCGGACTTGCAGCCGGTTTTGATAAAAATGCGGAAGTCTATCATGCGCTAGGTGCCCTTGGTTTTGGGTTTGTGGAAATCGGGACATTGACGCCACAGGGGCAGCCAGGCAATCCGAAGCCCCGATTGTTCCGATTGCCGGAACATCAAGCTGTCATTAACCGGATGGGCTTCAACAATCACGGTGCGTATTTGGCTTCCCAGCATTTGGTCGATTACGCATACTCAGATGTTCCGATTGGGATTAACATTGGGAAAAACAAAGTAACGCCGAATGAAGAGGCGGCCATCGACTACAGCAAATGTATGGACATGCTCTATTCATACGGTCACTATTTCGTTATTAACATCAGCTCTCCGAATACCCCGAATCTGCGTGACTTGCAGGAAACAGAGAGCTTGCGTCATTTGGTGCGTGCAGTAAGGGAAAAGGCGACCGAAATGGAAGCACGCTCCATCAAGAAAAAGCCGATTTTGCTGAAAGTAGCACCAGACATGTCAGATGAGCACATGCGCGATGTTGTTCATGCTGCTGTTGAAGAGGGCATTTCCGGAATTATCGCTACCAATACGACACTATCTCGCGAGGCGGTTTCCGGACATCGATTTGCCGAGGAAGCGGGTGGCTTGAGCGGAAGACCTCTTACGGAGCGTTCCACAGCTTGGGTGAAGGAGATTTATCAAGAAGTAGGAGACAAGGTACCAATCATTGGTGTCGGCGGTATTTATAATGGTGAAGACGCCTACGCGAAAATCCGAGCAGGAGCCAGTCTCGTTCAGGTGTATACGGGGATGATTTATCAGGGCCCAGGTATCGCCAAGCAAATCAACAAAAAACTGCTCAAGCTCATGCAGCGAGATGGTTTTAAACATATTAGTGAAGTCATTGGCGTAGACGCAAAAGAATAG
- a CDS encoding energy-coupling factor ABC transporter permease, translating to MNRSRLVSTCLLIAGFVLYFLLNEPETGHAMHIMEGYLPLSWALFWWAVFLPFFILGLRSINKIVKEHPEMKLLIGVAGAFAFVLSALKIPSVTGSSSHPTGTGLGAIMFGPFAMSVLGSMVLLFQALLLAHGGLTTLGANAVSMAVVGPMVAYGIYRIIMKASGSQRLAVFAAAALADLATYVVTSIQLALAFPAESGGVLASFAKFAGIFAFTQVPLAISEGLLTVLVWNWLLSYNAKELTQLRLLKQEESL from the coding sequence ATGAATCGATCTCGTCTCGTATCTACTTGTCTGTTGATAGCGGGCTTTGTCCTGTATTTTCTGCTCAATGAACCAGAGACAGGACACGCGATGCACATCATGGAAGGGTATTTGCCATTATCCTGGGCCTTATTTTGGTGGGCTGTCTTCTTGCCATTTTTTATTCTTGGGCTTCGCTCGATTAACAAGATTGTAAAAGAACATCCCGAAATGAAGCTCCTTATTGGTGTTGCAGGAGCATTTGCATTTGTTTTATCTGCACTGAAAATCCCTTCGGTTACAGGCAGCAGCTCTCACCCGACTGGAACGGGCCTTGGCGCCATTATGTTTGGGCCTTTTGCGATGTCTGTGTTAGGGAGCATGGTGCTCTTGTTTCAAGCCTTGCTTTTAGCACATGGAGGTCTGACTACGCTAGGGGCAAATGCTGTATCCATGGCAGTAGTAGGTCCAATGGTGGCATACGGTATCTATCGGATAATTATGAAAGCTAGCGGAAGCCAGCGTCTGGCTGTTTTTGCGGCGGCTGCCTTGGCTGACCTCGCTACCTATGTGGTGACTTCGATTCAACTGGCTCTCGCATTTCCAGCTGAATCTGGTGGAGTGTTGGCCTCGTTTGCCAAATTCGCAGGAATTTTTGCGTTCACGCAAGTACCGCTCGCCATCAGTGAAGGTCTGTTGACCGTTCTTGTTTGGAACTGGTTGTTATCTTACAACGCAAAAGAGCTTACACAGCTTCGTTTGCTCAAACAGGAGGAATCGCTGTGA
- a CDS encoding energy-coupling factor ABC transporter substrate-binding protein produces the protein MKKGWNWLLLLGVIVLAIVPLLLVQDSEFGGADGVAEEAIKEIAPNYEPWFQPLIEPPGGETESLLFAVQAALGAGVVGYAVGLYKGRLDKRKK, from the coding sequence GTGAAAAAAGGATGGAACTGGCTGTTACTCTTGGGGGTAATCGTACTGGCGATTGTCCCGCTGTTGCTGGTACAGGATTCGGAATTTGGCGGCGCAGACGGCGTGGCAGAGGAAGCGATCAAGGAAATCGCTCCGAACTACGAACCATGGTTTCAACCGCTGATAGAACCGCCAGGGGGAGAGACGGAGAGTCTATTGTTTGCGGTGCAGGCGGCGTTGGGTGCGGGAGTGGTTGGCTATGCCGTGGGCTTGTACAAAGGTCGGTTGGATAAGCGGAAAAAATGA